Proteins found in one Brevibacillus brevis genomic segment:
- a CDS encoding sigma-70 family RNA polymerase sigma factor, translating into MTTAIMYPKLSHQQIYEDYSAKIYRYFRYRVKNIWDVEDLTTTVFIKVYSKLEQYDGRHPFGAWIFRIAHNALIDYMRKKRESPVDQDTFSNMVATDKLPEECLLNQETTEGLWDKVHTLTKDQRNVIALRYLGDLRMNEIAEILGKTEASVKILHFRGIKKLQQLMDAQA; encoded by the coding sequence ATGACGACAGCAATCATGTATCCAAAATTAAGTCACCAACAAATTTACGAAGATTACTCTGCTAAAATATATCGCTATTTCCGCTACCGGGTAAAAAACATCTGGGATGTGGAAGACCTGACAACGACTGTGTTTATTAAGGTGTACTCCAAGCTTGAACAGTACGATGGCCGCCATCCTTTTGGTGCCTGGATTTTCCGAATTGCGCATAATGCGTTGATTGACTACATGCGCAAGAAGCGGGAGAGTCCGGTGGATCAGGACACATTTAGCAATATGGTCGCAACAGATAAGCTGCCGGAGGAGTGCCTTTTGAATCAGGAGACAACCGAGGGTTTATGGGATAAGGTGCACACGCTGACAAAGGATCAGCGCAATGTGATCGCTCTGCGCTATCTCGGAGATTTGCGAATGAATGAGATCGCGGAAATCTTGGGCAAGACAGAGGCTTCGGTGAAAATCCTGCACTTCCGCGGGATCAAGAAGCTCCAGCAATTGATGGATGCTCAAGCATAA
- a CDS encoding response regulator transcription factor, translating to MSTIMIVEDDPKINQLLQEQLEKYGFQTVNVEHFDRVMEVFTQSRPDLVLLDVNLPKFDGFYWCRQMRQESNCPILFISARESKMDQVMALENGADDYITKPFDYDVVLAKIRSQLRRAYGQYAPQEGERTVEVAGLKLFLERMELSMNDTKIELSKKEALLLEALMNQHPRVVSRERLLEKLWDEQFVDENTLNVYITRVRGKLKDLGLEGAVETVRGSGYRLRATWEEGQ from the coding sequence ATGTCCACAATTATGATTGTAGAAGACGACCCGAAAATCAACCAGCTGCTGCAAGAGCAACTGGAAAAATACGGATTCCAGACAGTCAATGTTGAACATTTCGATAGAGTCATGGAGGTATTTACCCAATCGCGCCCTGATCTGGTTCTGTTGGATGTGAATCTACCGAAATTTGACGGATTTTATTGGTGCCGGCAAATGCGCCAGGAGTCCAACTGCCCGATCCTGTTCATCTCTGCACGAGAAAGTAAAATGGACCAAGTGATGGCCTTGGAGAATGGGGCCGATGACTATATCACAAAGCCGTTCGACTACGACGTGGTTTTGGCCAAAATCCGCAGTCAACTGCGTCGGGCTTACGGACAATATGCTCCGCAAGAAGGGGAGCGTACGGTTGAAGTGGCGGGGCTCAAGCTATTTTTGGAGCGAATGGAGCTGTCCATGAACGATACCAAAATCGAGCTGAGCAAAAAGGAAGCGTTACTGCTCGAAGCCTTGATGAATCAACATCCGCGTGTCGTCAGTCGTGAGCGTTTGCTAGAAAAGCTGTGGGATGAACAGTTTGTCGATGAAAACACGCTAAATGTCTACATCACACGCGTGCGCGGCAAGCTGAAGGACTTAGGCCTAGAGGGAGCTGTCGAGACTGTTCGCGGTTCCGGTTATCGCTTGCGTGCGACTTGGGAGGAGGGGCAATGA
- a CDS encoding sensor histidine kinase has protein sequence MKLFLRDQWPFAAFFLVQLILLIMIFAMDGYWNESLMIYVMFLSVFFAGAFLAIRYLSHRTIYQRLSKPVESLEELTQTYGNSPLCRAMDDISQEQYRLYKEQLHAYENKQRDHTTFIQQWVHQMKTPISVIHLLLQNEDDPTAESVREEVDRIKRGLETVLYIARLDRFEQDFLIEPVTLRSLVQNVLAENKRLFIRNQVYPEVKVDENWRVESDDKWLAFVLNQLLTNAVRYSAGKSNKVTIRAYERGAHAILEVQDYGIGIPAEDIRRVFKPYFTGENGRKYPESTGMGLYLVKEICGRLHHGVEMESEVGEGTTVRIVLSAVVPTLQESKVAES, from the coding sequence ATGAAGCTGTTCCTTCGAGATCAATGGCCATTCGCAGCGTTTTTTCTCGTCCAATTGATCTTATTGATTATGATTTTTGCGATGGATGGGTACTGGAATGAATCATTGATGATCTATGTCATGTTTTTATCTGTTTTTTTCGCGGGGGCTTTTCTCGCCATTCGTTACTTGTCTCACCGCACAATCTATCAGCGACTGAGCAAGCCGGTAGAGTCATTAGAAGAGCTGACCCAGACATACGGGAATTCACCGTTGTGTCGCGCGATGGATGACATCAGTCAGGAGCAGTACCGACTCTACAAAGAACAGCTCCATGCCTATGAAAACAAGCAACGGGATCATACGACCTTTATCCAGCAGTGGGTTCATCAGATGAAGACGCCGATTTCGGTCATTCATCTGTTGCTGCAAAATGAAGACGATCCAACAGCTGAGAGCGTCCGTGAAGAAGTGGACCGAATCAAGCGTGGACTGGAAACGGTACTGTACATAGCTCGCCTGGACCGATTTGAACAGGACTTCCTGATCGAGCCCGTAACGCTGCGTTCCTTGGTGCAGAATGTGTTGGCTGAAAATAAGCGGCTGTTTATTCGCAACCAAGTGTATCCAGAGGTAAAAGTGGATGAAAACTGGCGAGTGGAATCGGACGACAAGTGGCTCGCTTTTGTCCTCAACCAATTGTTGACGAATGCCGTTCGTTATTCAGCAGGGAAAAGCAACAAGGTCACTATTCGTGCGTATGAACGCGGAGCACATGCCATACTGGAAGTGCAGGATTATGGAATCGGGATTCCTGCCGAAGATATTCGCCGCGTGTTCAAGCCATATTTTACGGGCGAAAACGGGCGCAAATACCCTGAGTCCACCGGGATGGGGCTATATTTGGTGAAAGAAATTTGCGGGCGGCTCCATCATGGGGTGGAAATGGAATCAGAAGTGGGCGAGGGGACAACCGTGCGTATTGTCTTGTCTGCTGTCGTCCCAACCTTACAAGAAAGTAAGGTAGCTGAAAGTTAA
- a CDS encoding ABC transporter ATP-binding protein → MEMLAVNSLSKIYGGKVTYRALTDIDFSIRKGEFVGIMGPSGSGKTTLLNMISTIDTPTSGAVLLNGTNPHHLKKDKLALFRRRELGFVFQDFNLLDTLTIGENIVLPLTLDNEKVSVMEEKLQSVAEKLGIQDILEKRTFEVSGGQRQRTAIARAIIHSPSLLLADEPTGNLDSKSSRNVMETLEAINKRDNTTMMMVTHDALAASYCHRVIFIKDGQLHNEMYRGESRQVFFQKIIDSLSFLGGNTYDLSTIRV, encoded by the coding sequence ATGGAAATGCTTGCTGTAAATAGCTTGAGTAAAATATACGGGGGCAAGGTAACCTACCGCGCGTTGACCGATATCGATTTTTCGATTCGCAAGGGTGAATTCGTCGGTATTATGGGCCCCTCAGGCAGTGGCAAGACTACGCTATTAAACATGATCTCCACTATTGATACACCAACCTCTGGTGCGGTTCTATTGAACGGTACGAATCCGCATCATTTAAAAAAAGATAAACTCGCTCTGTTTCGTCGCCGTGAGCTCGGCTTTGTATTTCAAGATTTTAATCTCTTGGACACGTTGACGATTGGGGAAAATATCGTGTTGCCGCTGACGCTGGACAATGAGAAAGTCTCGGTCATGGAAGAAAAGCTGCAAAGTGTTGCGGAGAAGCTAGGGATTCAGGACATATTGGAAAAGCGGACCTTCGAGGTATCAGGGGGGCAACGCCAACGAACGGCAATTGCCAGGGCGATCATTCATTCCCCGTCGCTTTTGCTCGCTGACGAGCCGACAGGAAATCTTGATTCCAAGTCTTCGCGCAATGTGATGGAGACACTGGAAGCGATCAATAAGAGAGATAATACCACCATGATGATGGTGACGCATGATGCTTTGGCTGCCAGCTATTGCCATCGGGTAATTTTTATTAAAGACGGCCAGCTCCATAACGAGATGTATCGTGGTGAGAGTCGACAGGTATTCTTCCAGAAAATTATTGACTCATTGTCGTTTTTGGGAGGGAACACCTATGACCTTTCGACAATTCGCGTGTAA